GGTCATGATCCCGTCTTCCCCGGAATATCCGCCGGATACGCGGTAAGTGGATTTTTCGGAGCCTCCCGCGAACGAGAAGTTATGCTGTTGCTCCATCCCGCCGTTAAAAAGTTCCCCGTACAGGTCTTGTTCTGCCAGCGGATAATGCAAGCCGTTGAGCATGGCTTCCCCGTTCGGGAATTTCCCCGGGTCTTGCTGGTACTCCTGCAGGAAACCGATCCATTTATCCACATCCTGGCCGCTCCAGTAGCTGGTATTCCCGAAATCCTTCAGCGCCTGCACCATTTCCATGGGATTCGCCTTTTCGGGCAGCGAAGCGGGCTTGCTCCAGGTAAAGTTGTTGTAATAATTGAAACGCGTGGGCGAATTGCGCTTGCCTTTCTTTGTGGTGATGAGAATTACGCCGTAAGCCGCGCGGGCGCCGTAGATGGAAGACGCCGCCGCATCTTTCAGCACGGTGATGTTTTCGATATCGCGCGGGTTGATGTCGTCCAGCGCCATAGGCACGTTGTCGACCAGCACGAGCGGGCCGCCGCCGTTGATGGAGGCGTAGCCGCGGAGGTTGACGGTAGCCCCCGATCCCGGCTGGCCGGATCCGAAGGTGATCTGCAAACCTGGCACCGCGCCCTGCAAAGCCTGCGCCGTTCCGCTTACCGGCCGGTTGCCCAACACTTCGTCCATATTCACGGAGCTCACGGCGCCGGTGAGGTTGGCTTTCTTCTGCGTACCAAACCCTACCACCACCACTTCACTGAGCGCCGCCTGGTCGTCTTGCATCACGATCCGCATTTCGCCGGCCTTCACTTTCACTTCCTGCGTGGTAAAGCCCATCGAGCGAACGATCAGCGTGGCCGTATCGCTTTTCACGCGGAGGGAGAAACGGCCCGTTCCGTCGGTAACCGTTCCATTGCCTGTTCCGCGTTCCTGGATGGATGCGCCCGGAACGGGATCTCCGTTTGCAGCTACCACTATTCCCGCCGCCGTCACCTCTTTGGCTTGCGGCAGCATGGGGATCATAGCAGAGACCTGCGGTTTGAGGCTGATGAGGATCATCCCGCCCTCAACGCGGTAGGTTAGCGGCTGCGTACTGAAAATCTGCGCCAGTGCATGTTCCAGCGTGGCGTTCTTCAGGTGGATGGTCACTGCGGCGGCTTTCTCCAACGCTTCGTTGCTATACAACATCTGGTATCCGGACTGTTGCCGGATGGAGGCGAGCACCGACTTCAGCGGCACCTGCTCGGCCCGTATGGTGATCTTTTGAGAAAAAGCAGCGTTCGAAACCTGCATCAGGACCACCGTTAGCATCAGGATGGTCAGTTTCATAACCAGCATCAGTTTTGGTTGACGTAAAAAAAACGGGGGCCGCTTCGCGGGAAGGCATAATAATCCCCCGTAATGCATGTTTAAATTCATACATTTGATTTGTTAGGTGATGGAAAGCGTTTTTACTGAACGTGAATTTGGTAACGACGATATTACCTGGCACCGGCCGGCTACGCTGCAACGTGGCCGGTCTTGCATTTTGGTCGATTCGTTTTTCTACATAGGCGACTATATTTATTTACCTGGCATAAATGGTGTTTTGGTTGACTTCAAATTGAACGTTGCCGGTAATCTCCAGCATCTTGAGCGCGGAAGAAAGCGGAACGGTCCGTGGAATGGTTCCGGTGTAGCGGATGGGCGGAAGGCTCGAAAAATCTGCCTGCACATCATACCACCTCGACAGCTGCCGGATAACGTCCGACAGGTAAGTATCATTGAAAACAAAGTAGCCGTTTTTCCATGCGGCGGCGGCGGAAACGTCGGCCGGTCCTGCTTCTATGCGCATGGTTTTGCTATTGTACCGGCTTTGCTCGCCGGGCGAAAGCTTCGTGGAAACCGCGCCCGCGGTTACTTCCACGCTGCCTTCCAGCAGGGAAGTTTTGGCCAGGGGCTCTTCGGTGTAAGCCTGGATGTTGAAATGCGTACCGAGGACTTTCACGCGCTGGGAGGCCGACTGCACCACGAAAGGCTTCTTTTTGTCGGTCGCCACTTCAAAATACCCTTCTCCCGAAAGCACCACCAACCGTTCGCGCTCCGTGAACGTGGCCGGGAACCGCAGCGACGAGGCGGCATTCAGCCACACCTTCGTACCATCCGGCAACAGCAGCCTGAATTGCCCGCCGCGCGGGGTCGACAGCTCGTTCCAGGAAGCGGCTTTTCCGGCATCATCCGCCGAAGGCTGCGCTTCATACACTACTTCCCCTTTATCTGTTTTGGTGATTTTGATATTTCCCTGGCTGGCTACATCGCCGGGCTGCACGTCGTCCAGCGAAATGCGGCGGCCGTCGGCGAGCGTGAGGAAGGCGCTGTTTGTTCCCGGCTTCACGTCGGGTTGCTGCTGGTGCGTTTCCGCAATGGAGGGCGCATCCTTCCGGGTAACCATCCAGGCGCCGGTGACGATGCCGAACAATACGGCCGCAGCTGCGGCAGCTTTTATCCAGGTGAGGCGTATCGTGCCGGCGGGCTTTGTTCTCCCGCGGATCCCCTGTAACAAGGCCTCCTCGTCCGGATATCCCGGCACGTCTCCGCCGGTGGCCAGCAGGGCATCGTAATACGCGTTGAACCGGACGATCTCCTCGTCCGTGGCGGTACCATCGGTAATTTTGGCTGAAAGTGCTATCAGTTCGTCCTTGTGCATAGTAAGTCCTTATACGTTAGGCACCCGGCGAAGCCGCATCCCCCAAAAGCGGAGAAAAAAATTTTTACAGGAAAAGTACCATCCAGGCGGAAAAGCTACCCAAACGCATCCGTAACCGTTTCAGGGCGATGGTAAGCTGGTTCTCGACGGTTTTTTCAGAAATGCCCAGGCGGGCGGCAATTTCTTTATTGGAGAGATATTCGAAACGGCTCAGGTAAAATATATCGCGGCAGCGGCCCGGCAATTCCTCGGTGAATTGCGCAATGATGGACCGCAACTCCTTCAGTTCCAGGGTAAATTCATGCGCGCCCTCG
Above is a genomic segment from Chitinophaga pollutisoli containing:
- a CDS encoding FecR domain-containing protein, which codes for MHKDELIALSAKITDGTATDEEIVRFNAYYDALLATGGDVPGYPDEEALLQGIRGRTKPAGTIRLTWIKAAAAAAVLFGIVTGAWMVTRKDAPSIAETHQQQPDVKPGTNSAFLTLADGRRISLDDVQPGDVASQGNIKITKTDKGEVVYEAQPSADDAGKAASWNELSTPRGGQFRLLLPDGTKVWLNAASSLRFPATFTERERLVVLSGEGYFEVATDKKKPFVVQSASQRVKVLGTHFNIQAYTEEPLAKTSLLEGSVEVTAGAVSTKLSPGEQSRYNSKTMRIEAGPADVSAAAAWKNGYFVFNDTYLSDVIRQLSRWYDVQADFSSLPPIRYTGTIPRTVPLSSALKMLEITGNVQFEVNQNTIYAR